ttttttcttttgtgcgtGAATTGCTTATTTTAATCTATACTCAGATGCTTCACAAGAATCAGAGTGCATTTGATTTTCCCATATTCTATTGACATGTTGACGTGATATTAGATTCACAGCATTTGGACAGCTTCGATTGAGTTGAATTTATGTTTCGTAGTGTCATTTGGTTGCAAACAGAAGATAcattttttgtacttgccataCCGTtctatacaattaaaaaatatatagaagaTTGATCACTGTAGAATGCTGCATAAATTTGCCTGTATATTATGCTAAACTGTTGCGTCGTTTTGGTAGCCTATTCAACCCGTCTCCCTGTAAAAGTGCATAACAATAACCTCTCGAATCTTTCAGTTTTAGTTCTCATAAGTGATCCTTTCGCGAACTGTCTTCATCCAAGGTTGCGTTATCTTCAGATATTACATGCTGAACTCTGTTAGCTGTTTTTGTTATTTCCTATCATTTTATCATGACAACAATCATTTAAAAACTAGGGGAAGAAGCTCATCTGGTCATAAATACTTTTTTACGGAGAATATTATCTGCAGTCGCCTTTTTTGTGAATGTTGGTCCTTAATATACGACCTTGAGGACATAATTCAAATGCTCATTGGGAAGGACAAGACGACTTCTTTTTTCCAATAGAAGTTGAACTGTCAACTTACGATAGTTCCTGACATACTGAGGTTTTGCTCCTCGGCTTTGCAGCGGAATGTCGTGTTTTAGCCTCTCCTGggtttgctgctgctgctgctgctgctattctGCGTGCCCGGTTCATTTAGAATTGCCCTGCAGCTGCAATTGCAACTCATGCAGCCCATGTAAATGTTGCTCGTGCCCACGTTGCTCAGTACGCAAGTGTCGGTGTTTCTCGTGTCCCAAATCTGATTGCTGCAGAGGCATCTCTTGCTGTAGTAGGTGCTGtaccttttcctttccttcttgcCCTAGTTGCTCTTGCTGTTCCTGGCCTAGTTGCTCTTGCTCTTGCTGTTCCTGCTGTTCCTGGCCTAGTTGCTCTTGCTCTTGCTGTTCCTGGCCCAGATCCTCTTGCTGTTCCTGGCCTAGTTCCTCCTGCCTTAAGTGCCCAAAGGTAAGCGGTTGTTTCAGTTGTAACTGTAAAGATATATGTTGTGACCCTTGCTATTTATGTTACTAGCACAGAGTTTTATATGAATATTCTCGGTCTTGTTCCTCCTCAAGCCATATTTGAGTCGTTCCTAAGAGAATGTGGAAAGGTCTGATGAAGATATCAAAATAGTTGAATTGGCAAAGTGTCCATTGGCTAATTTGTGCTATCATGGATGGAGTCCATCCATGATAGCACAGAGCAACCCCGGGTGGCAGATTCATACTGAACTACCTATCTGGTTACTAACATGAATCTGAGAAACAGGGGAGTTAGTTAAGCACCTTCACGGCTTTGAAGGCATAGGCGAAATTCCAACACGTCACTGAGCTGATTTGTGCGCTTGTTTTCATTGGTTAAGGCTTAACCGGTAGCTTGCCTGGTCACAGTTATTGTTTCCCCGAGATTGTCGTGGCGATCGCGAGCTAACAGATTACTCATTCGAGCTGCTTGACCGTGGCATGTTGCTCTGCTTCTTGAGCCTACTCACACTCGAATGGTTATCTGCGATAGCGTATTTAAGTAACGTTTGCAGTTCGGCGCAAATAGAAAAGACGGGACCGAAATTTCCAGACAAACTTTGAGGATTCAAACTAAACAGAGGACAAAGGGCAACTTGGCTTCTCATATGTTGGGATAAGGTCAGGGCCTGGACCGATTTTCAGGTGGGGTACAAGTCTAGTGAAATTATGGTACGACCcagatgattatttttttttttttcatatttttggacaatttcatgCTGATTCGTAtctgaacaaagaaaaaaacatatatacatTTGAAGTGAGAGTATGTCATTCTGATATAAACGCTCATGAGTCACTTTAGTACTTGCAGGATTGAactaagataataaaaataatcagaCAGGTGGTGTCGTTCTCGATACCTaggaatttgcacaaaaaaaaaaaaacacgttcTCATGGTCCTTTCCTTCCCCAGAGCACAAGGCAGAACGGTACATCGTGCCTGGCTTAGAGCCATTGGAACATTTAACGATAGCCTCCAAGCAAATAAGCACACAAGTAAACACAATACTATGAGGTGCTTCCGGAAAAGGAAAACTTCCTTATCGGTCCCAGAGTTTCCTTGTTTTGAGgtttgttaaaaaaaacaaagacctCAGGTCTCACGCTTCTGTTGCATCAAAGTACAAATTTCACTCTTCCTTCCCCCCTTCAATCCTAGACTACATATGGAATTTGCTAGTTCAATGGCAACACGGCACGGCATGGCGTCGCATTGATTCCGCCCTAGTCGGTTGAGAAAAAAGCTACTTTCAGTCATTAGTAGCAGCAGAGCTCGTAACTGAGCCAGTCGAGGGGAAAGTCGAATCGCCGCTCCGGAAAGCCCTGAAAAACATCTAACTGCACTCAGCTCACCAACTTGGTCCAAGCATAGGCCACCGGACTCCTAACTTGGTTCTGGGCATTGCTCCAAACAATGCTGCCGAACTCCGACCTTGTCATCGGGTTCGTGCCCTTCTTCGAGACGAAGGTGACAGTGTAACTCCTCCTGTCCCCAACGTTCGGGAAGACGAGCTTCATCGGCTTCACCATCACCCCAACCGTCGACGGGCCCGTGACCGACACTTCGTATGTAGACCCTGCGGGCCCCACGTTGGTCAGCTCGCGAGTGTACCTCACGACCCTCTTGTCCTCGAACACCACCGAGAACGACGGGTAGTTGAGCTCGCCAGGGTCGGAGAATTTACGGGAGCAGGTGACGTTGGGGCGCTTGACGATGGCTTTCACATGGTCGATGGTGTAGTCTAGGGAGCAGAGAAAGGCGATGTAGTCTTCCGCTGCAAGGTCGTACACGAGGCCGGGAGAGAGGGCCTTCTGCGGGTCCACATGGCCCGAGCCATGAGCCCAGGGAGTGGAGAACGCGCCCCCGGCGGCGTCCCGGAGAGGAGACCTGGTGTTGTCCAGGACGTAGGCGGAGGTCATGAGAGCCGACTTGATCGCGCTCGGGCTCCAATTCGGATGGGCGGATTTGAGCAGCGCCGCGACTCCGCTTATGTGCGGGCACGACATGGatgtaccttaaaaaaaaaaaaaaaaaaaaaacggtgaagcgtcaattcggttcatcaaATTGGGACCACCCTTCTCCCTTATTTATAGACTTTTGAGAAAGATAAGCCACTATCATCCATTGAAGGTGGTACCTCTTAGCCGGTCTACGTGCAAGCCACAACCTAGCCTTTTTAATGCTCAAGCAGACTCAATACATTAAAGTAAATAAATAGAGTACACCCAACTACAATTTTTCTTCACATGTCGAAGTCACGTTGCGACAGTGGTGTCAAACAAATGAATTGGATCGAGTTTGGGTTAAATCGAATATGGTTTGACTTATATCGACCTATTGAACCCGTTTTGGACCATTTTCATATTATACAAATCTGGCAAcccttcgacccaaaaaaataaaaaatttctaatgatCCATATCCGATCCGACTCATATCCGACCCGATgtatattgttaaaacacttcaatattaaaatccaGTTTAGTAAAAATTGTTACTTACACATTTTTAAAGGTATATgcaatgctaattttttttttatataatttacttagctaatccatttatgacatttttaaaaCACATTTAGAGCCTATTAAGTTTCTAAATAATacatttatgactcacttttAAAAACTATAGTAATCCATTTACGACCCACCACCGAGAaattctagacccattttgccagaAATGTGAGAAACTTCATTAATGAAAGATCTAGCCGTTAGGCTGCCATACCTGACATTATGTTGAACAGGGTCTTCCGCTTATCGGACTCCAGCCCGGTGGGCCCCACCGCCTCCGAGTAAGCGGCTAATATGTTAACCCCGGGCCCAATCACGTCCGGCTTCAGTATCTGCGGTGTCACCACGTTGGGCCCCCGGGAGCTGAATGCTGCCACCACTGGCGACGGCCTGACGTTCACCACCGTCCCTCTGAAGCTGAGCACCGCCGTCGGACTAGCGTCGCTCTTCACGTACTCCCTTATCACATCCCCCATTTTCCTCCCCACTGCGACGGCCGGGATCAGGTGGCTGTCGGCCACCAGTTCCTCCCCGTTCGCAGCCGTGTTCGCAAGTATCATCCCCAACCCGCCCGCTTCCCGCACCACCTCGCCTTTCTCAACTCGGGCATTCACCCCCCGGTCGCACAACACCACCTTCCCACGCGTGAGGGCTGGGTTGAGCGACCCAGGCAAGCACAGGTTGCTCGAGCTATTAGACCCTCTGTTATAAATCACCGCCACGGGATTATGCCCCATCCTAGGCCCTGAATAGAGCGACACTCCGGCATAGCGCTTGCCGTTGCCTAGCAGGGCATATGCCGGAAAATCACGATCAATTGTTCCGGCGCCGACGGTCATGATCCAAGGTGCTGTATTGGCGAGtgaagccctcgccggcccGCTGTTTCCAGCCGAGCAAGAGACAAAAATTCCCCTCTCCATGGCAGTGAACGCGCCGATGGCGATCGTGTCGCGGTAATACGGGGCGGACCCGCCACCGAGGGAGAGCGAGAGGACGTCAACACCATCGAGGATGGCTCGGTCCATCCCCGCGAGGATGTCCGACCCGAAGCAGCCAGAGCTCCAGCAGACCTTGTAGGCGGCCACGCGTGCGCGCGCGGCCATCCCGCGCGCCCTCCCGCTGGCGTACCCGAGGAGGCTGGCGTTGGACACCGGCGACCCAGCCGCGGTGCTCGCCGTGTGGGTCCCGTGCCCGTCCTGGTCTCTCGGCGACTCCACTTCCTTAGGCTTCTTCACGATATTCGCACCTTCAATTTACCAAAACGAAACGAAAAATGATCACCCAGAGACTCAAGAATCGTCCGATTATCATTCAATCAAGCAATTTTCTGAGAGAACCAATTCCATGATCATTTGATTTTCTGCAGATCACCCATTCCAAACACGAACGACATCCTTTCAATTAGAATCCGGTTCGTTCTTACTAAAAATTGAACCGCACTACAGTAATTTCTTACTTACCTCGGcacaaataaacaaagaaaaagagaaaattaaagccaaaaaaaatgattaatcgTGAAATTAATGATTAATTACCAGAAGCCATGTGATACCCCCTGGAGAAGAACCGAGCTCCGATTAGCTTCTTGTTACACGACTTCGGGCTAAAGTCCGGGCCCGGTTCACACACGCCCTTCCAACGGGCCGGCACTTCGGGCATGCCGGAATCGTCGAAGCTCTTCGACTCCGGCCAAACCCCCGTGTCCAGGACCCCGACGATGACGTCACCGAAGGCGCGCCGCTTCCCGCTCGGGCCTTCCTGCGGATCCGACAGGCCGAGGTCGTTGGAGATGCCGAGGAACTCCGGCGTCCGGGTGGTGTGGAGGTCGTAGACGGTGTCCTCGTACACGCCGAGGACGGAGGCGGACGCCCGGAGCG
This genomic interval from Rhodamnia argentea isolate NSW1041297 chromosome 4, ASM2092103v1, whole genome shotgun sequence contains the following:
- the LOC115746665 gene encoding guanine nucleotide-binding protein subunit gamma 3 isoform X1 — encoded protein: MAARPGCSSSVPSLPPPCPKSPPEYPDLYGRRREAAKVQMLEREIGFLEEELKSLDGLQPASRCCKEVADFVVANSEPLVPTHQRGNKSCRFWKWLCGMSCFSLSWVCCCCCCCYSACPVHLELPCSCNCNSCSPCKCCSCPRCSVRKCRCFSCPKSDCCRGISCCSRCCTFSFPSCPSCSCCSWPSCSCSCCSCCSWPSCSCSCCSWPRSSCCSWPSSSCLKCPKVSGCFSCNCKDICCDPCYLCY
- the LOC115746665 gene encoding guanine nucleotide-binding protein subunit gamma 3 isoform X2 → MAARPGCSSSVPSLPPPCPKSPPEYPDLYGRRREAAKVQMLEREIGFLEEELKSLDGLQPASRCCKEVADFVVANSEPLVPTHQRGNKSCRFWKWLCGMSCFSLSWVCCCCCCCYSACPVHLELPCSCNCNSCSPCKCCSCPRCSVRKCRCFSCPKSDCCRGISCCSRCCTFSFPSCPSCSCCSWPSCSCSCCSWPRSSCCSWPSSSCLKCPKVSGCFSCNCKDICCDPCYLCY
- the LOC115746742 gene encoding subtilisin-like protease SBT1.8, whose amino-acid sequence is MASMANLRVYSLVSLQCLAVLLFSVAAKKTYIVHMNHHQMPPSFATRRDWYASNLHSLSSSSDDEAATSSSDPLLYTYDAAFHGFAASLDPDEADSLRASASVLGVYEDTVYDLHTTRTPEFLGISNDLGLSDPQEGPSGKRRAFGDVIVGVLDTGVWPESKSFDDSGMPEVPARWKGVCEPGPDFSPKSCNKKLIGARFFSRGYHMASGANIVKKPKEVESPRDQDGHGTHTASTAAGSPVSNASLLGYASGRARGMAARARVAAYKVCWSSGCFGSDILAGMDRAILDGVDVLSLSLGGGSAPYYRDTIAIGAFTAMERGIFVSCSAGNSGPARASLANTAPWIMTVGAGTIDRDFPAYALLGNGKRYAGVSLYSGPRMGHNPVAVIYNRGSNSSSNLCLPGSLNPALTRGKVVLCDRGVNARVEKGEVVREAGGLGMILANTAANGEELVADSHLIPAVAVGRKMGDVIREYVKSDASPTAVLSFRGTVVNVRPSPVVAAFSSRGPNVVTPQILKPDVIGPGVNILAAYSEAVGPTGLESDKRKTLFNIMSGTSMSCPHISGVAALLKSAHPNWSPSAIKSALMTSAYVLDNTRSPLRDAAGGAFSTPWAHGSGHVDPQKALSPGLVYDLAAEDYIAFLCSLDYTIDHVKAIVKRPNVTCSRKFSDPGELNYPSFSVVFEDKRVVRYTRELTNVGPAGSTYEVSVTGPSTVGVMVKPMKLVFPNVGDRRSYTVTFVSKKGTNPMTRSEFGSIVWSNAQNQVRSPVAYAWTKLVS
- the LOC115746665 gene encoding guanine nucleotide-binding protein subunit gamma 3 isoform X3, translating into MAARPGCSSSVPSLPPPCPKSPPEYPDLYGRRREAAKVQMLEREIGFLEEELKSLDGLQPASRCCKEVADFVVANSEPLVPTHQRGNKSCRFWKWLCGMSCFSLSWVCCCCCCCYSACPVHLELPCSCNCNSCSPCKCCSCPRCSVRKCRCFSCPKSDCCRGISCCSRCCTFSFPSCPSCSCCSWPSCSCCSWPRSSCCSWPSSSCLKCPKVSGCFSCNCKDICCDPCYLCY